The Carnobacterium divergens genome includes a window with the following:
- a CDS encoding class I SAM-dependent methyltransferase encodes MADHYYTNKPKTESKESAWTYQLKGFDFKFVTDLGVFSKKTVDFGSRLLIETIDLKDVVSGDVLDVGCGYGPMGLSFAKADPDRHVEMVDVNERALGLAKQNASNNRISNVLIHPSDVYEQVEGKEFALIVSNPPIRAGKTVVHTILTEAYSYLKKDGKLVIVIQKKQGAPSGMKKMEETFGNAEVIAKDKGYWIIQSIKKD; translated from the coding sequence ATGGCAGATCATTATTATACAAACAAACCCAAAACCGAATCGAAAGAGAGTGCTTGGACTTATCAATTAAAAGGCTTTGATTTTAAATTTGTTACCGATTTAGGAGTGTTTTCAAAAAAAACAGTGGATTTCGGCTCGCGCTTATTAATAGAAACAATTGATTTAAAGGATGTAGTCAGTGGTGATGTGTTAGATGTGGGTTGTGGATACGGTCCGATGGGCTTATCTTTTGCTAAAGCAGATCCAGATCGTCACGTTGAAATGGTTGACGTAAACGAGCGAGCGCTAGGACTAGCAAAACAAAATGCTTCGAATAATCGTATTTCAAATGTTTTAATTCACCCGTCAGATGTCTATGAACAAGTTGAGGGAAAAGAATTTGCACTGATTGTAAGCAATCCCCCGATTCGTGCAGGTAAAACAGTCGTTCATACCATTTTGACTGAGGCGTATTCATACTTGAAAAAAGATGGAAAGCTAGTTATTGTAATTCAAAAGAAACAAGGGGCACCAAGTGGAATGAAAAAAATGGAAGAAACCTTTGGAAATGCTGAAGTTATCGCTAAAGATAAAGGTTATTGGATTATCCAAAGCATTAAGAAAGACTAA
- a CDS encoding DUF969 domain-containing protein — MEVIKLIGILIILVGFIFKFDTIAVVLVAALATALVSGISIPDFLTMLGEAFVSNRLVTLFLLTLPMIGLSERFGLRQQAVVLIEKMNGLTPGRFLTIYMIIRELAGFFSIRVQGHTQFIRPIVNPMAQAAALTKYGEITPEDEDKIKAKAAATENFGNFFAQNTFIAAAGVLLIEATMNSLGYKATAVAIAQASIPIALIMLLLVATSNVLFDKKMAKKYGMEKVEEIKSKGGRS; from the coding sequence ATGGAAGTAATTAAGTTAATAGGTATTTTGATTATTCTAGTTGGCTTTATTTTTAAGTTTGACACAATTGCTGTGGTATTGGTAGCAGCATTAGCAACAGCATTAGTTTCAGGGATTTCAATTCCAGATTTTTTAACGATGTTAGGAGAAGCGTTTGTTTCCAATCGTTTAGTTACGTTATTTTTACTAACATTACCTATGATCGGTTTATCTGAACGTTTTGGTTTACGTCAGCAAGCGGTTGTATTAATTGAAAAAATGAATGGGTTAACGCCAGGGCGTTTTTTAACAATCTATATGATTATTCGTGAATTAGCAGGTTTCTTTTCAATTCGTGTACAAGGCCATACACAATTCATTCGTCCAATCGTCAATCCGATGGCACAAGCTGCAGCATTGACTAAATATGGTGAAATTACGCCAGAAGATGAAGACAAAATCAAAGCAAAAGCAGCCGCGACCGAAAACTTTGGGAATTTCTTTGCTCAAAATACGTTTATTGCAGCTGCGGGAGTATTATTGATTGAAGCCACAATGAATTCCTTAGGTTATAAAGCAACAGCGGTAGCGATTGCACAAGCATCCATTCCAATCGCGTTGATTATGTTGTTATTAGTTGCAACTTCAAATGTTTTATTTGATAAAAAAATGGCTAAAAAATATGGCATGGAAAAAGTTGAAGAAATTAAAAGCAAAGGAGGACGTTCTTAA
- a CDS encoding DUF979 domain-containing protein, which translates to MESLINNLLEFFYILIGLLLMTTAARVFMDQTHPTRIGTSLFWMLLGIVFAFGNFIPFMIDGIIILVMGILTLFKQVQIGKLAELNEAESEAASKRIGAWIFLPCILLAALAVGIAQLTPLGGQVGIGLASIGSLLVVIFITKAKPKTVLDDSDRMIQQVGTTGILPQLLAALGVIFTQAGVGTVISNGISTVVPEGNRLAGVIAYCLGMVIFTMIMGNGFAAFTVITAGIGVPFVMMQGADPVVAGALAMTAGFCGTLLTPMAANFNALPAALLEMKDTNGVIRAQAPLAILMILIHIVLMYFWAF; encoded by the coding sequence ATGGAAAGTTTAATCAATAATTTATTGGAGTTCTTCTATATTTTAATCGGTTTGTTGTTAATGACAACAGCTGCACGTGTATTTATGGATCAAACACATCCAACGAGAATAGGAACGTCTTTATTTTGGATGTTACTAGGAATTGTTTTTGCTTTTGGAAACTTTATTCCGTTTATGATTGATGGCATCATTATTTTAGTGATGGGTATTTTGACGTTGTTTAAACAAGTTCAAATCGGCAAATTAGCTGAATTAAATGAAGCAGAATCAGAAGCTGCTTCTAAAAGAATTGGTGCATGGATTTTTCTACCATGTATCTTACTAGCCGCTTTGGCAGTTGGAATTGCTCAACTAACACCATTAGGTGGTCAAGTTGGGATTGGGTTAGCTTCAATTGGTTCGTTACTTGTTGTTATTTTCATTACGAAAGCAAAACCTAAAACTGTCTTAGACGATTCAGATCGTATGATTCAACAAGTTGGAACAACCGGGATTTTACCTCAATTACTAGCTGCTTTAGGTGTGATTTTCACACAAGCTGGTGTTGGGACAGTGATTTCGAATGGTATCTCAACAGTAGTTCCAGAAGGGAACCGCTTAGCAGGTGTTATTGCCTATTGTCTAGGAATGGTTATTTTCACAATGATTATGGGAAATGGATTTGCAGCCTTTACAGTTATTACTGCTGGAATCGGTGTTCCTTTTGTGATGATGCAAGGAGCTGACCCAGTTGTGGCTGGAGCGCTTGCAATGACGGCAGGTTTTTGTGGAACGCTACTAACACCAATGGCAGCGAACTTCAATGCGTTGCCAGCAGCCTTATTAGAAATGAAAGATACAAACGGTGTTATCCGAGCGCAAGCGCCGTTAGCGATTTTAATGATTTTAATTCACATCGTCTTAATGTATTTCTGGGCGTTTTAA
- the pcp gene encoding pyroglutamyl-peptidase I, with the protein MKILVTGFDPFGGEPINPALEAVKGLADTISGAEIIKLEIPTVFGKSAEVVKAAMEKHHPDVVLNIGQAGGRFAISPERVAINIDDARIPDNEGNQPVDIAIQEDGAPAYFTQLPIKAMVTQMKAAGIPANVSNTAGTFVCNHIMYQVHYLIEKEYPAVKGGFIHVPYIPEQVIEKAGQPFMSLTDMTKGLTAAIEAIVLYDGKEDLKAVGGAIH; encoded by the coding sequence ATGAAAATTTTAGTTACAGGATTCGATCCATTTGGTGGAGAACCAATTAACCCTGCTTTAGAAGCTGTTAAAGGATTAGCGGATACAATCAGTGGTGCAGAAATCATCAAGTTAGAAATTCCAACAGTATTTGGCAAATCGGCTGAAGTTGTAAAAGCCGCAATGGAAAAACATCATCCAGATGTTGTGTTAAACATCGGTCAAGCAGGCGGTCGTTTTGCAATTTCGCCAGAACGAGTAGCGATTAATATTGACGATGCGAGAATTCCAGATAACGAAGGCAATCAACCTGTTGATATCGCAATTCAAGAAGACGGAGCACCTGCCTACTTTACACAACTACCTATCAAAGCGATGGTGACTCAAATGAAAGCAGCAGGAATTCCTGCTAACGTGTCAAATACAGCAGGTACATTCGTCTGCAATCACATTATGTATCAAGTTCACTATTTGATTGAAAAGGAATATCCAGCAGTTAAAGGCGGATTTATTCATGTTCCTTATATTCCAGAGCAAGTCATTGAAAAAGCAGGTCAACCATTTATGAGTCTAACAGATATGACTAAAGGACTGACAGCAGCAATCGAAGCCATTGTTTTATATGATGGCAAAGAAGATTTAAAAGCTGTTGGAGGTGCCATTCATTAA
- a CDS encoding gamma-glutamylcyclotransferase family protein, producing the protein MKEAVPRPLFTYGSLMENLFNYDLYLAGKVTGPPKKARIKGELYHLDSKGYPALLPGDDWVYGEIFELKEFSKEILPLDKMENYYGKGANNNEYERQLVEVEVFNEATEKYDLKETVYCYLYVPDHDKTFATQSTYLPNGNWRVYYHQIAG; encoded by the coding sequence ATGAAAGAAGCAGTACCCCGCCCCTTATTCACCTATGGTAGTTTGATGGAAAATCTTTTTAACTACGACTTGTATTTAGCTGGGAAAGTAACTGGCCCCCCTAAAAAAGCACGTATAAAAGGAGAACTCTATCATTTAGATTCTAAAGGCTATCCAGCATTGTTGCCAGGTGACGACTGGGTATATGGTGAAATTTTTGAGCTGAAAGAATTCTCAAAAGAAATCCTTCCGTTAGATAAAATGGAAAACTACTATGGAAAAGGCGCAAACAACAACGAATACGAACGTCAACTCGTTGAAGTAGAAGTTTTTAATGAAGCTACAGAAAAGTATGACCTTAAAGAAACGGTTTATTGTTATCTATATGTACCGGATCATGATAAAACCTTTGCGACTCAAAGCACCTACTTACCAAATGGGAATTGGCGTGTCTATTATCATCAAATTGCAGGTTAA
- the rpoB gene encoding DNA-directed RNA polymerase subunit beta has product MNRLAGHLVNYGKHRTRRSFARISEVLELPNLIEIQTDSYQWFLDEGLREMFKDISPIEDFAGNLSLEFIDYQLHNPKYTVEEARSHDANYSAPLHVKLRLINKETGEVKDQEVFFGDFPLMTEMGTFIINGAERVIVSQLVRSPGVYFHGKVDKNGKQGFGSTVIPNRGAWLEYETDAKDLSYVRIDRTRKIPLSVLVRALGFGSDDQILEIFGDNESLRLTLEKDLHKNSSDSRTEEALKDVYERLRPGEPKTADSSRSLLNARFFDPKRYDLANVGRYKVNKKLNLKTRLFNQTLAETLVDPETGEILAEKGTFLDRPMIDKLTPFLDAGLNSVTLYPTDDGVVPEPVTIQVVQVISPKDGERVVNVIGNGNVSTDIKNITPADILASMSYFFNLQENIGNVDDIDHLGNRRIRSVGELLQNQFRIGLSRMERVVRERMSIQDVATVTPQQLINIRPVVAAIKEFFGSSQLSQFMDQTNPLGELTHKRRLSALGPGGLTRDRAGYEVRDVHYSHYGRMCPIETPEGPNIGLINSLSSYAKINKFGFIETPYRRVDRETGKVTKHIDYLTADEEDHYVVAQANSVLLEDGSFESDIVMARFISENLEVPISRVDYMDVSPKQVVAVATACIPFLENDDSNRALMGANMQRQAVPLIHPQAPLVGTGMEYKSAHDSGAALICKNPGVVEYVDAKEVRVRQDNGALDKYSITKFRRSNSGTCYNQRPIVSKGDRVDASEILADGSSMENGEMALGQNVLVAFMTWEGYNYEDAIIMSERLVKDDVYTSVHIEEYESEARDTKLGPEEITREIPNVGEDALKDLDEFGIIRIGAEVHDGDLLVGKVTPKGVTELSAEERLLHAIFGEKAREVRDTSLKVPHGGGGIVHDVKIFTREAGDELSPGVNMLVRVYIVQKRKINEGDKMAGRHGNKGVVSRIMPEEDMPFLPDGTPVDIMLNPLGVPSRMNIGQVLELHIGMAARQLGIHIATPVFDGASEEDVWETVQEAGMANDAKTVLYDGRSGEPFDNRVSVGVMYMIKLAHMVDDKLHARSTGPYSLVTQQPLGGKAQFGGQRFGEMEVWALEAYGAAYTLQEILTYKSDDVVGRVKTYEAIVKGEKIPRPGVPESFRVLVKELQALGLDMKVLDANDDEIELRDLDDDDDIVNIDALSKYAEEQEKIRADAREKERLEQEGAE; this is encoded by the coding sequence GTGAATAGGTTGGCAGGCCACTTAGTAAATTACGGAAAACACCGTACACGAAGAAGTTTTGCACGAATCAGCGAGGTTTTAGAGTTACCAAACTTAATTGAAATCCAAACTGATTCATACCAATGGTTCCTAGATGAAGGATTGCGTGAAATGTTTAAAGATATCTCACCAATTGAAGACTTTGCAGGAAACCTATCATTAGAATTTATTGATTATCAATTACACAACCCAAAATACACAGTTGAAGAAGCGAGAAGCCATGATGCCAATTACTCAGCTCCGCTTCACGTGAAATTACGTTTAATCAACAAAGAAACTGGTGAAGTAAAAGACCAAGAAGTATTCTTTGGCGATTTCCCATTAATGACTGAAATGGGTACCTTTATTATCAACGGAGCAGAGCGTGTTATTGTATCACAATTAGTTCGTTCACCAGGGGTTTACTTCCATGGTAAAGTTGATAAAAATGGCAAACAAGGTTTTGGTTCTACCGTTATCCCTAACCGTGGAGCATGGTTAGAATATGAAACAGATGCAAAAGATCTTTCTTATGTAAGAATCGACCGCACACGTAAAATTCCACTTTCAGTATTAGTTCGTGCTTTAGGATTTGGATCAGATGATCAAATCTTAGAAATTTTTGGCGATAATGAAAGTCTACGTTTAACGTTAGAAAAAGATTTACACAAAAATTCTAGCGATTCTCGTACAGAGGAAGCCTTGAAAGATGTTTACGAACGTCTACGTCCAGGTGAGCCTAAAACTGCTGACAGCTCAAGAAGCTTGCTAAATGCTCGTTTCTTCGACCCAAAACGTTACGATTTAGCGAACGTTGGTCGTTACAAAGTCAACAAAAAGCTAAACCTTAAAACCCGTCTATTTAACCAAACTCTTGCTGAAACATTAGTTGATCCTGAAACTGGTGAAATTTTAGCAGAAAAAGGAACGTTCTTAGATCGTCCAATGATTGATAAACTGACACCATTCTTAGACGCAGGTCTAAACAGTGTGACTTTATATCCAACAGATGATGGTGTTGTACCAGAACCTGTAACGATTCAAGTAGTTCAAGTAATTTCACCAAAAGATGGCGAACGTGTTGTTAATGTGATTGGAAACGGCAACGTTTCAACTGACATCAAAAACATTACGCCAGCTGATATCTTAGCTTCAATGAGCTATTTCTTCAACTTACAAGAAAATATCGGCAACGTAGACGACATTGACCATTTAGGGAACCGTCGTATCCGTTCTGTTGGAGAATTATTACAAAATCAATTCCGTATTGGTTTGTCACGTATGGAACGTGTTGTTCGTGAACGTATGTCGATTCAAGATGTTGCAACCGTAACACCGCAACAATTAATCAACATTCGCCCTGTTGTAGCAGCAATCAAAGAATTCTTTGGTTCTTCTCAATTGTCACAGTTTATGGATCAAACAAATCCACTAGGTGAGTTGACTCACAAACGTCGTCTATCTGCCTTAGGGCCTGGTGGTTTGACAAGAGACCGTGCCGGATATGAAGTTCGAGATGTACATTATTCCCATTATGGTCGTATGTGTCCTATCGAAACACCTGAGGGTCCAAATATCGGGTTGATTAATAGTCTATCAAGTTATGCAAAAATTAATAAATTTGGTTTCATCGAAACACCATACCGTCGTGTGGATCGTGAAACTGGTAAAGTAACAAAACACATTGATTATTTAACAGCAGACGAGGAAGATCACTACGTTGTTGCCCAAGCAAACTCAGTATTGCTTGAAGATGGTAGCTTTGAAAGTGACATCGTGATGGCTCGTTTCATCAGTGAAAACTTAGAAGTTCCAATTAGCCGTGTCGATTACATGGACGTTTCACCAAAACAAGTAGTTGCTGTTGCGACAGCATGTATTCCGTTTTTGGAAAACGATGATAGTAACCGTGCGTTAATGGGAGCCAACATGCAACGTCAAGCTGTGCCGTTGATTCATCCACAAGCTCCACTAGTTGGAACGGGGATGGAATACAAATCAGCACACGATTCAGGAGCTGCATTAATTTGTAAAAATCCTGGTGTCGTTGAATATGTAGATGCTAAAGAAGTTCGTGTTCGTCAAGATAACGGCGCTTTAGACAAATACTCAATCACAAAATTCCGTCGTTCAAACTCTGGTACATGTTACAACCAACGTCCAATCGTTTCTAAAGGCGACCGTGTGGATGCTAGTGAAATCCTAGCTGATGGTTCTTCAATGGAAAACGGTGAGATGGCATTAGGACAAAACGTTTTAGTGGCCTTCATGACTTGGGAAGGGTACAACTATGAGGATGCGATTATCATGAGTGAACGTCTAGTGAAAGATGATGTTTACACTTCTGTCCATATTGAAGAATATGAATCAGAAGCTCGTGATACAAAACTTGGACCTGAAGAAATCACTCGTGAAATTCCAAATGTCGGAGAAGACGCATTAAAAGACTTAGACGAATTCGGAATTATCCGTATTGGGGCTGAAGTTCATGATGGCGATTTATTAGTTGGTAAAGTAACTCCTAAAGGGGTAACCGAATTATCTGCTGAAGAACGTCTATTACATGCGATTTTTGGTGAAAAAGCTCGTGAAGTTCGCGATACATCATTGAAAGTTCCACATGGTGGTGGCGGAATCGTTCACGACGTTAAAATCTTTACACGTGAAGCAGGAGACGAATTATCACCTGGTGTGAATATGTTAGTACGCGTTTATATCGTACAAAAACGTAAAATCAACGAAGGCGATAAAATGGCTGGACGTCACGGAAATAAAGGGGTCGTTTCTCGCATTATGCCAGAAGAAGACATGCCTTTCTTACCAGACGGCACCCCTGTTGATATCATGTTGAACCCTCTTGGGGTACCATCACGTATGAATATCGGACAAGTTCTTGAATTACACATCGGAATGGCCGCTCGTCAACTAGGAATCCATATTGCGACTCCTGTATTTGATGGAGCAAGCGAGGAAGATGTTTGGGAAACTGTACAAGAAGCAGGAATGGCAAATGATGCTAAAACTGTTTTATATGATGGACGTAGTGGTGAACCATTTGATAACCGCGTTTCAGTTGGTGTGATGTATATGATTAAATTAGCCCACATGGTTGATGATAAATTACACGCTCGTTCAACTGGACCTTACTCATTAGTGACACAACAACCACTTGGAGGTAAAGCTCAATTTGGTGGACAACGTTTTGGAGAGATGGAAGTTTGGGCACTTGAAGCGTATGGGGCAGCTTATACACTACAAGAAATCTTAACGTACAAATCAGATGACGTTGTTGGACGTGTGAAAACGTATGAAGCAATCGTTAAAGGTGAAAAAATTCCAAGACCAGGTGTTCCAGAATCATTCCGCGTATTAGTAAAAGAGTTACAAGCTTTAGGATTAGATATGAAAGTTCTAGATGCAAATGACGATGAAATCGAATTACGTGATTTAGATGATGATGACGATATCGTAAACATTGATGCACTTAGTAAATATGCAGAAGAACAAGAAAAAATTCGTGCAGATGCTCGTGAAAAAGAACGTTTAGAGCAAGAAGGCGCAGAATAA
- the rpoC gene encoding DNA-directed RNA polymerase subunit beta', which yields MQIGLASPDKIRSWSYGEVKKPETINYRTLKPERDGLFCERIFGPSKDWECACGKYKRIRYKGIVCDRCGVEVTRSKVRRERMGHIELAAPVSHIWYFKGIPSRMGLVLDMSPRALEEIIYFASYVVTDAGDTSLERKQLLTEREYRDKREQYGQNFQAAMGAEAIKQLLDDVQLEKEVAELKEELKSAQGQKRTRAIRRLDILEAFRHSGNEPSWMVMDVVPIIPPDLRPMVQLEGGRFATSDLNDLYRRVINRNNRLKRLLDLNAPNIIVQNEKRMLQEAVDALIDNGRRGRPVTGPGNRPLKSLSHMLKGKQGRFRQNLLGKRVDYSGRSVIVVGPNLKMYQCGLPKEMAIELFKPFVMKELVARDLASNIKNAKRKIDRQDEGIWDVLEDVIREHPVLLNRAPTLHRLGIQAFEPTLVEGRAIRLHPLVCEAYNADFDGDQMAVHVPLSDEAQAEARMLMLAAQNILNPKDGKPVVTPSQDMVLGNYYLTMEEEQREGEGMVFKDLTEALIAYQNGYVHLHSRIGVQTTSLKDKPFTEWQKERTLITTVGKLLFNEIMPVEFPYLNEPTTENLEVAISDRFFVEPGTDIPAHIKKQEINLPFKKKNLGNIIAEVFKRFHITETSKMLDRMKDLGYKHSTRAGITVGIADIVVLHEKQEILDEAHKQVDNVTKQFRRGLITDEERYERVIGIWNSAKDRIQIKLMESLDAKNPIFMMSDSGARGNISNFTQLAGMRGLMAAPNGQIMELPITSNFREGLTVLEMFISTHGARKGMTDTALKTADSGYLTRRLVDVAQDVIIRETDCGTDRGLDISAIKEGNEVIEPLEERLLGRYTRKTIFHPENGSVIMKENEIITEDLAKEIMDAGIEEVSIRSVFTCNTKHGVCKHCYGRNLATGSEVEVGEAVGTIAAQSIGEPGTQLTMRTFHTGGVAGDDITQGLPRIQEIFEARNPKGQAVITEVTGEIIAISENAAERTKEVTIKGTTDTRSYPVPYTARLKVAEGDTIHRGEALTEGSIDPKQLLRVRDVLSVENYLLREVQKTYRMQGVEIGDKHIEVMVRQMLRKVRVMDPGSTEILPGTLMDISEFTDKNYETIMAGNVPATGRPVLLGITKASLETNSFLSAASFQETTRVLTDAAIRGKRDPLLGLKENVIIGKIIPAGTGMAKYRNMEPKGIGVVSENVYSINDTIEPKTDF from the coding sequence ATGCAAATCGGTTTAGCATCTCCAGACAAGATTCGTAGTTGGTCTTATGGAGAAGTGAAAAAACCTGAAACCATTAACTACCGTACACTAAAACCAGAACGCGATGGCTTGTTCTGTGAACGCATTTTTGGCCCATCAAAAGACTGGGAATGTGCTTGTGGTAAGTACAAACGTATTCGCTATAAAGGAATTGTTTGTGATCGTTGTGGAGTTGAAGTAACAAGATCAAAAGTTCGTCGTGAACGTATGGGTCACATCGAATTAGCAGCACCTGTTTCACACATTTGGTATTTCAAAGGAATTCCAAGTAGAATGGGTCTTGTCTTAGATATGAGCCCACGTGCTCTTGAAGAAATCATTTATTTTGCTTCGTATGTTGTTACCGATGCAGGGGACACCTCTTTAGAACGCAAACAATTGTTAACTGAAAGAGAATATCGTGATAAACGTGAACAATACGGTCAAAACTTCCAAGCAGCAATGGGAGCAGAAGCAATTAAACAATTGCTAGACGATGTTCAATTAGAAAAAGAAGTGGCTGAATTAAAAGAAGAGTTGAAATCTGCTCAAGGGCAAAAAAGAACTCGTGCCATTCGCCGTTTAGATATTTTAGAAGCATTCCGTCATTCAGGAAATGAACCTAGTTGGATGGTTATGGACGTTGTTCCAATCATTCCTCCAGATTTACGCCCAATGGTTCAATTAGAAGGTGGACGTTTTGCAACGAGTGATTTAAATGACTTATACCGTCGTGTAATCAACCGTAACAACCGTCTAAAACGCTTGTTGGACTTAAATGCACCGAATATTATCGTGCAAAATGAAAAACGTATGCTTCAAGAAGCTGTTGATGCATTGATTGATAATGGTCGTCGTGGCCGTCCAGTTACTGGACCAGGTAACCGTCCATTGAAATCACTGTCACATATGCTTAAAGGGAAACAAGGTCGTTTCCGTCAAAACTTACTAGGAAAACGTGTCGATTATTCTGGTCGTTCCGTTATCGTAGTAGGTCCAAACTTGAAAATGTACCAATGTGGACTTCCAAAAGAAATGGCTATTGAACTATTCAAACCATTTGTAATGAAAGAACTAGTTGCACGTGATCTTGCAAGCAACATCAAAAATGCGAAACGTAAAATTGATCGTCAAGATGAAGGTATCTGGGATGTACTAGAAGACGTTATTCGTGAACATCCAGTATTGCTAAACCGAGCACCTACTCTTCATAGATTAGGAATCCAAGCCTTTGAACCAACTCTAGTTGAAGGGCGCGCAATTCGTCTTCACCCATTAGTATGTGAAGCCTACAATGCCGATTTCGATGGAGACCAAATGGCGGTTCACGTTCCACTTAGTGATGAAGCGCAAGCTGAAGCTCGTATGTTGATGCTAGCTGCCCAAAATATCTTAAATCCAAAAGATGGTAAACCAGTTGTAACTCCTTCACAAGATATGGTATTAGGTAACTACTACCTAACAATGGAAGAAGAACAACGCGAAGGCGAAGGGATGGTCTTTAAAGACTTAACCGAAGCGTTGATTGCCTATCAAAACGGATACGTTCATTTACATTCAAGAATTGGTGTTCAAACAACGTCCTTAAAAGACAAACCATTTACTGAATGGCAAAAAGAACGTACATTGATTACGACAGTAGGGAAATTACTTTTCAATGAAATCATGCCTGTAGAATTCCCTTACTTGAATGAACCAACTACTGAAAACTTAGAAGTTGCTATTTCAGATCGTTTCTTTGTAGAGCCAGGAACAGATATCCCAGCTCATATTAAAAAACAAGAAATCAATTTACCATTTAAAAAGAAAAATCTTGGAAATATCATTGCCGAAGTCTTCAAAAGATTCCATATCACTGAAACTTCTAAAATGTTAGATAGAATGAAAGACTTAGGTTACAAACATTCTACACGTGCTGGTATTACAGTAGGTATCGCTGATATCGTAGTACTACATGAAAAACAAGAAATTTTAGATGAAGCTCATAAACAAGTTGATAACGTAACAAAACAATTCCGTCGTGGTTTAATCACTGACGAGGAACGTTACGAACGCGTTATTGGCATTTGGAATTCAGCTAAAGACCGTATCCAAATTAAGTTAATGGAAAGTTTAGATGCGAAAAACCCAATCTTCATGATGAGTGACTCTGGAGCCCGTGGGAATATTTCCAACTTTACTCAGCTTGCTGGTATGCGTGGACTTATGGCCGCTCCTAATGGACAAATCATGGAATTGCCAATCACATCAAACTTCCGTGAAGGGTTAACCGTCTTAGAAATGTTTATCTCAACCCATGGAGCTCGTAAAGGTATGACCGATACAGCCCTTAAGACTGCCGATTCAGGTTACTTGACTCGTCGTCTAGTTGACGTAGCACAAGATGTTATCATTCGTGAAACAGACTGTGGTACTGATCGTGGCTTAGATATTTCAGCAATCAAAGAAGGAAACGAAGTCATTGAACCTCTTGAAGAGCGTTTACTTGGTCGTTACACTCGTAAAACTATTTTCCATCCAGAAAATGGTTCAGTTATCATGAAAGAAAACGAGATCATCACTGAAGATCTTGCAAAAGAAATCATGGACGCTGGAATCGAAGAAGTATCAATCCGTTCAGTATTTACATGTAACACGAAACATGGTGTATGTAAACATTGTTACGGTCGTAACCTTGCAACAGGTTCAGAAGTTGAAGTTGGGGAAGCAGTTGGTACAATTGCCGCTCAATCAATCGGAGAACCAGGTACCCAATTAACAATGCGTACTTTCCATACAGGTGGGGTTGCCGGAGACGATATTACTCAAGGTTTACCTCGTATCCAAGAGATTTTTGAAGCTCGTAATCCTAAAGGGCAAGCGGTTATCACTGAAGTTACTGGTGAAATCATTGCCATTTCAGAAAATGCTGCTGAACGCACTAAAGAAGTGACAATTAAAGGAACAACGGATACTCGTAGCTATCCAGTACCTTATACCGCTCGCTTGAAAGTTGCAGAAGGCGACACGATTCATCGTGGAGAAGCACTTACTGAAGGATCAATTGATCCAAAACAACTATTACGTGTTCGTGATGTATTATCTGTTGAAAATTACCTATTACGTGAAGTTCAAAAAACTTACCGTATGCAAGGGGTAGAAATCGGCGATAAACATATCGAAGTAATGGTTCGTCAAATGTTACGTAAAGTCCGCGTTATGGACCCAGGTTCAACAGAGATTTTACCAGGAACATTGATGGACATCAGCGAATTTACAGACAAAAACTACGAAACAATTATGGCAGGAAATGTACCAGCAACTGGTCGTCCTGTACTACTTGGAATCACAAAAGCTTCTCTTGAAACGAACAGTTTCTTATCAGCTGCATCCTTCCAAGAAACAACTCGTGTGTTAACAGATGCTGCAATTCGTGGAAAACGTGATCCGTTACTTGGTCTTAAAGAAAATGTTATCATTGGTAAGATCATTCCTGCAGGTACCGGTATGGCTAAATACCGTAACATGGAACCAAAAGGAATTGGTGTTGTGAGTGAAAATGTTTACAGTATCAACGATACAATTGAACCGAAAACAGATTTCTAA